The following proteins come from a genomic window of Sphingobium cloacae:
- the pgeF gene encoding peptidoglycan editing factor PgeF has protein sequence MVELLRARNLAGVTHGFAGRKGGVSTGVHGGLNVGLGSEDDREAVLRNRDLARDALLPGGTLVTVRQVHSPDVVTVTGPIAEEDRPPADAMVTDRPDLILGILTADCVPVLFADRQAGVVGAAHAGWKGAVAGVTDNCIAAMEALGAGRDRIACAIGPCIGRSSYEVTDDFAERFEREDAANARFFTPGREGHCQFDIAAYVASRLADAGIRSIEMLDEDTYGQPGRFYSYRRSCHRGEADYGRQISMIALGS, from the coding sequence ATGGTGGAATTGCTGCGGGCACGGAATCTGGCGGGCGTGACGCATGGCTTCGCGGGCAGGAAAGGCGGCGTTTCGACAGGCGTCCATGGCGGCCTGAACGTGGGACTGGGGTCGGAGGATGATCGCGAGGCGGTGCTGCGCAACCGCGACCTGGCGCGCGACGCGCTGCTGCCGGGCGGAACGCTGGTGACGGTGCGGCAGGTCCATTCGCCCGATGTCGTGACGGTCACCGGCCCCATCGCGGAAGAAGATCGCCCGCCCGCCGACGCCATGGTGACGGACCGGCCGGACCTGATCCTGGGCATATTGACCGCCGATTGCGTGCCGGTGCTGTTCGCCGACCGGCAGGCGGGCGTGGTCGGCGCGGCCCATGCGGGGTGGAAGGGCGCCGTCGCGGGCGTCACGGACAATTGCATCGCGGCGATGGAGGCGCTGGGGGCCGGGCGCGACCGCATCGCCTGCGCCATCGGCCCCTGCATCGGCCGGTCGTCCTATGAGGTGACGGACGACTTCGCCGAACGGTTCGAGCGGGAAGATGCGGCGAACGCCCGTTTCTTCACGCCGGGGCGGGAGGGGCATTGCCAGTTCGATATCGCCGCCTATGTGGCGTCGCGGCTGGCCGATGCGGGCATCCGCTCGATCGAGATGCTGGACGAGGATACCTATGGGCAGCCGGGCCGCTTCTACAGCTATCGCCGTTCCTGTCATCGCGGCGAGGCGGACTATGGGCGGCAGATTTCCATGATCGCGCTGGGGAGTTAA